One part of the Bacillus sp. FJAT-27916 genome encodes these proteins:
- a CDS encoding SDR family NAD(P)-dependent oxidoreductase → MQLEGKRIIVTGGASGIGAGTVRAYVREGAIVAALDINDEAGNKVVSEANAQGPGRAVYYHCNISKPEEVFAVFELAGKEMGGLDVLAHVAGIESLKKAEEYEPQDMDLVWGININGTIYANQAACKIMKEQDGEGAIINFASDVALAGQPNGALYAASKGAVLSWTRTIAYEWAIRYNIRCNCVNPTMKTPMYQEYLDNLEEGERAKFLAAERMKVPMRGEMGDVDRDMAPVMVFLASDASGYINGQIIPVNGGRNMLRG, encoded by the coding sequence ATGCAATTGGAAGGAAAGCGAATAATTGTAACAGGCGGTGCAAGTGGTATCGGTGCAGGGACAGTTCGAGCCTATGTTCGAGAGGGGGCAATTGTAGCTGCATTAGATATTAATGATGAGGCAGGAAACAAGGTCGTTAGTGAAGCAAATGCACAAGGACCGGGCAGGGCCGTTTATTATCACTGTAATATAAGTAAACCAGAGGAAGTGTTTGCAGTATTTGAACTGGCTGGCAAGGAGATGGGCGGACTGGATGTTTTAGCTCATGTCGCTGGAATTGAGTCATTGAAAAAGGCGGAGGAATATGAGCCTCAAGATATGGACCTCGTTTGGGGCATTAATATCAATGGAACGATTTATGCAAACCAGGCAGCATGTAAGATCATGAAGGAACAGGACGGAGAAGGGGCTATCATCAACTTTGCCTCAGATGTGGCTTTGGCTGGGCAGCCAAACGGGGCGTTATATGCGGCTTCAAAAGGGGCTGTTCTTTCATGGACACGGACCATTGCCTATGAATGGGCGATTCGTTACAATATCCGTTGCAATTGCGTGAATCCAACGATGAAAACACCCATGTACCAAGAATACCTGGACAATCTGGAAGAGGGGGAACGGGCTAAATTCTTGGCCGCTGAGCGCATGAAAGTACCAATGCGGGGTGAAATGGGTGATGTAGACCGTGATATGGCACCAGTTATGGTATTTTTGGCCTCCGATGCATCAGGTTATATCAATGGGCAAATCATTCCAGTTAATGGCGGACGTAACATGTTGCGTGGATAA
- a CDS encoding putative ABC transporter permease gives MFSIIMAYFLLYSFLGWVCEVVYCSSQEKHFVNRGFLSGPVCPIYGCGAIAVLFFLEPFHTNVWLTFLFGAIAASLIEYITSYLLERIFKLRLWDYSTYAFNLNGRVCLKNSTLFGLLSVALIFIIHPAMQQAIRSLPEYTLQTVVWLLFTVLMVDFITTISSFVDLRKKVQEVYQLLEDIKGEFEKNKYLIDEEFNQRKEEFSIELAHRIKQMEARISLLLNTTNAQHKRILQAFPKLQSRSYKQLKFSKVKDELKKISLERLKK, from the coding sequence ATGTTTTCTATTATTATGGCCTACTTTTTACTCTATAGCTTCTTAGGCTGGGTATGTGAAGTGGTGTATTGCTCTTCTCAGGAGAAACACTTTGTTAATAGAGGATTTTTATCTGGGCCAGTCTGTCCGATATATGGCTGTGGAGCAATAGCTGTTCTATTTTTCTTAGAACCCTTTCATACAAATGTATGGCTTACATTTCTTTTCGGAGCAATAGCGGCCAGTTTAATAGAATATATCACCAGCTATCTGCTTGAACGGATATTCAAGCTGCGATTATGGGATTATTCTACGTATGCCTTTAACCTGAATGGCCGCGTCTGTCTGAAAAACTCCACCTTATTTGGGTTATTGTCGGTCGCATTGATTTTTATCATTCATCCAGCCATGCAACAGGCCATTCGTTCACTGCCAGAATACACACTTCAAACCGTCGTTTGGTTATTGTTCACGGTATTGATGGTTGATTTCATCACCACCATCAGCTCTTTTGTGGATTTACGAAAAAAAGTCCAAGAGGTGTATCAATTACTGGAGGATATTAAAGGAGAGTTTGAGAAGAATAAATATTTGATAGACGAAGAGTTTAACCAAAGGAAAGAGGAATTCTCTATTGAACTAGCACACCGGATAAAACAGATGGAGGCGCGAATCAGCTTACTTCTAAACACAACAAACGCTCAGCATAAAAGAATTTTGCAGGCATTTCCTAAACTTCAGTCACGTTCGTATAAACAACTAAAGTTCAGCAAGGTCAAGGATGAATTAAAGAAAATTTCACTTGAACGATTGAAGAAATGA
- a CDS encoding R2-like ligand-binding oxidase has protein sequence MREYVTAKQAINKDSLPYKLYQKAKRHGVWNPLDIDFSQDKEDWKKLNPKQQQEVLDTIALFIGGEEAVTEDILPMIMAVSKKGWFEEESYLTTFLFEEAKHAEFFSLFLEAIDVTDDLSPLLRPAYRQLFDEILPEAMGRLLEDQSPEAMVDAAVTYNIFAEGVLAETGYWFFYEGLSKINLMPGLMEGIRNIKRDEGRHIGFGTFLIQRLIHDKPELFDRVQERLQELLPIAAALTARDDSVLSVNAEGKKVTSLGFEQGKSMEYALKQLTARIEVLSRAKGKTLDEIHETEVIFE, from the coding sequence ATGCGTGAATATGTAACAGCGAAACAAGCAATTAATAAGGATTCTTTGCCGTACAAATTGTATCAAAAGGCGAAGAGACATGGAGTTTGGAACCCGCTTGATATTGATTTCTCTCAGGATAAAGAGGATTGGAAGAAATTAAACCCAAAGCAGCAGCAGGAGGTGCTTGATACAATTGCCCTCTTTATCGGAGGAGAGGAGGCAGTGACAGAAGACATTCTTCCGATGATTATGGCAGTCTCCAAAAAAGGCTGGTTTGAAGAAGAGTCCTATTTAACAACCTTTTTGTTTGAGGAAGCAAAGCATGCCGAATTTTTTAGTCTGTTTCTAGAGGCAATTGATGTGACGGATGATTTAAGTCCTCTTCTTCGGCCTGCATACCGTCAGTTGTTTGATGAGATTCTGCCGGAGGCAATGGGCAGATTGCTGGAAGACCAATCACCAGAGGCAATGGTGGATGCGGCTGTTACTTACAATATTTTTGCTGAGGGAGTGTTGGCAGAGACGGGGTACTGGTTCTTTTATGAAGGATTATCCAAGATTAATCTAATGCCTGGACTAATGGAAGGAATCCGGAATATAAAGCGGGATGAGGGCAGGCATATTGGGTTTGGAACATTCTTGATTCAGCGTCTTATTCACGATAAACCTGAACTGTTTGACCGTGTGCAGGAGCGGCTTCAGGAACTATTGCCGATCGCCGCTGCCCTGACAGCAAGAGATGACTCAGTCCTCTCTGTGAATGCAGAAGGAAAGAAAGTGACAAGTCTGGGGTTTGAACAAGGCAAATCCATGGAATATGCCTTGAAGCAATTGACAGCGCGTATTGAGGTTTTATCACGGGCGAAGGGGAAAACACTTGATGAAATCCATGAAACCGAAGTCATTTTCGAATAA
- a CDS encoding glycoside hydrolase family 1 protein yields MHKKKKPFPTDFLWGAASAAYQVEGAWNIDGKGVSNWDQFVRIPGKTFKGTTGDVAVDHYHRYKEDVRLMAEMGLKAYRFSVSWPRIFPDGRGEVNEQGIAFYDDLINELLHYQIEPILTLYHWDLPQALQDEYGGWESRRIIEDFTNYSVECFKRFGDRVKYWVSLNEQNIFTSHGYNEGSHPPGLKDTKLFYQVNHHANLANASAIKAFRQYVPDGQIGPSFAYSPAYPASSRPQDILAAENAEDLNSHWWMDIYTWGKYPQAAWNYLVEEGLAPEVEEGDFVLLREGKPDFMGLNYYQSTTFEVNTLEEGVGAGEMNTTGIKGTSTDSGIPGLFKTTKNPNLERTNWDWNIDPQGLRVALRRITNRYDLPILISENGLGEFDQVEENDTIHDDYRVEYLKAHIEAIQDAISDGVDMLGYCVWSFTDLLSWLNGFQKRYGFVYVNQHEEGTHDLRRIKKDSFYWYKKVIESNGI; encoded by the coding sequence ATGCATAAAAAAAAGAAACCGTTTCCGACGGACTTTTTATGGGGGGCAGCCTCTGCTGCCTATCAAGTTGAAGGTGCATGGAATATAGATGGAAAAGGCGTCAGCAATTGGGATCAATTCGTTCGTATTCCTGGTAAGACATTTAAGGGAACGACAGGAGATGTGGCAGTAGACCATTATCATCGCTATAAGGAAGATGTTCGTTTAATGGCAGAAATGGGCTTGAAGGCCTATCGATTTTCTGTTTCCTGGCCGCGTATTTTTCCTGATGGACGAGGCGAGGTGAATGAGCAGGGCATCGCCTTTTATGATGACCTCATTAATGAATTGCTTCATTATCAAATTGAGCCTATTCTGACTTTGTATCATTGGGATCTGCCGCAGGCTCTTCAGGACGAATACGGCGGCTGGGAATCTCGCAGAATTATTGAGGATTTCACGAATTATAGCGTGGAATGTTTCAAGCGCTTCGGCGATCGTGTGAAGTATTGGGTCAGTTTAAATGAACAAAATATCTTTACAAGCCATGGCTATAATGAAGGCTCCCATCCGCCTGGTCTAAAAGACACGAAGCTGTTTTATCAGGTGAATCATCACGCAAACCTTGCCAATGCCAGTGCCATCAAGGCATTCAGACAGTATGTACCAGATGGCCAGATTGGTCCTAGCTTCGCTTACTCTCCAGCCTATCCAGCATCATCTAGGCCGCAGGATATACTGGCAGCTGAAAATGCGGAGGATTTAAACAGCCATTGGTGGATGGATATTTATACATGGGGGAAATATCCGCAGGCCGCGTGGAACTACCTGGTTGAGGAAGGCCTTGCGCCTGAAGTGGAAGAAGGCGACTTTGTACTCTTAAGAGAAGGCAAGCCAGATTTCATGGGATTAAACTATTACCAAAGCACAACCTTTGAAGTGAACACGCTGGAAGAAGGAGTAGGCGCCGGTGAAATGAATACGACCGGCATTAAAGGGACATCAACGGATTCAGGTATCCCCGGCTTGTTCAAAACGACGAAGAATCCGAACCTAGAGCGTACGAACTGGGATTGGAATATTGACCCGCAAGGATTAAGGGTGGCCCTTCGCCGGATCACGAACCGATATGACCTGCCGATTTTGATTAGTGAGAATGGTCTCGGTGAATTCGATCAGGTAGAGGAAAACGACACGATTCATGATGATTATCGAGTTGAATACCTGAAAGCTCATATTGAAGCCATTCAGGATGCCATTTCAGACGGAGTAGACATGCTTGGCTATTGTGTTTGGTCTTTCACGGATCTGCTAAGCTGGCTGAACGGTTTTCAAAAACGCTATGGGTTCGTTTATGTCAATCAGCATGAAGAAGGCACTCATGACCTGCGGCGCATCAAAAAGGACAGCTTCTATTGGTACAAAAAAGTGATTGAATCGAATGGAATCTAG
- a CDS encoding acyl-CoA synthetase codes for MTTSSLSVSRSMLIGEHLRRSAHRTPDKEAYICGEKRLTYRQMEKRAVHLAGWLQGKGIDYDDKAGFMLFNGLPFIEIFYGVSLAGAVGVPINFRLNSDELHYIITNSDCKILFIEQKLLPLFEPIRNQCPLVQEIVVIDGDEGLEFEDYESLYDEEANFVPYECLNGDDGALIMYTSGTTGLPKGAVLTHHNLSINGMNQVMTAGLSADFKQLIVAPLFHIAAISTLLYPIQGTTVIHQQFNPEQVMKTIEEERITFLFLAPTMWQMLVTHEHIGNYDLTSMTRCSAGSAPCSVALKEKVARYFPNGEFRDPFGQTEMSPVTTCLNPEDSIRKNMSVGKPVVNVEVRVVDEQMNDVPLGEIGEIVYRGPTLMKEYYKNPEATEEAFRGGWFHSGDLVRMDDEGFIYVVDRKKDMIISGGENIYPAEIEQVLMKHSAIQECAVIGIPDHKWGESVKAVIVKKSGAELSEGEVVHFCQNHLASYKKPKVVEFIDALPRNAAGKILKKALRQADETMKS; via the coding sequence ATGACAACATCCAGTTTATCTGTATCTCGGTCCATGCTGATCGGGGAGCATTTAAGAAGGTCTGCCCATCGGACACCGGATAAGGAGGCATACATATGTGGAGAGAAACGGCTGACCTATCGGCAAATGGAAAAGCGTGCTGTACATTTGGCCGGCTGGCTTCAGGGGAAGGGAATTGATTATGACGATAAGGCGGGGTTTATGCTGTTTAATGGTCTGCCATTTATCGAGATTTTTTATGGCGTCTCATTAGCAGGGGCTGTTGGTGTACCGATTAACTTTAGACTGAACAGTGATGAGCTTCATTATATTATCACAAATTCAGATTGCAAGATTTTATTTATTGAGCAAAAGCTTCTTCCTTTATTTGAGCCCATTAGGAATCAGTGCCCGCTTGTTCAAGAAATCGTGGTCATTGATGGAGATGAAGGACTGGAATTTGAGGATTATGAATCTCTCTATGATGAAGAAGCAAATTTTGTACCATATGAGTGTTTGAATGGGGATGATGGTGCCCTCATCATGTATACATCAGGTACGACAGGCTTGCCTAAGGGTGCCGTCCTTACCCATCATAATCTATCAATCAATGGTATGAATCAAGTCATGACGGCTGGGTTGAGTGCCGACTTCAAACAATTAATCGTTGCCCCATTATTTCACATCGCCGCCATTTCTACACTTTTATATCCCATCCAGGGAACGACTGTCATCCATCAGCAATTTAATCCTGAACAAGTAATGAAAACCATTGAAGAAGAACGGATTACTTTTCTATTCCTCGCACCGACCATGTGGCAAATGCTCGTTACTCATGAGCATATCGGCAACTATGATCTGACGTCGATGACAAGATGCTCTGCAGGAAGTGCTCCATGCTCGGTTGCCTTAAAAGAGAAGGTTGCCCGCTATTTTCCGAACGGAGAATTTCGTGATCCCTTTGGCCAAACAGAGATGAGTCCTGTTACAACCTGCCTTAATCCTGAGGACTCCATTCGCAAGAACATGTCTGTAGGAAAACCGGTCGTGAATGTAGAGGTCCGTGTAGTCGATGAGCAGATGAATGATGTTCCGCTCGGTGAAATAGGAGAAATTGTTTATCGGGGCCCTACGCTTATGAAGGAATATTATAAGAACCCTGAAGCAACCGAAGAGGCTTTCAGGGGAGGTTGGTTCCATAGCGGCGACCTCGTGCGGATGGACGATGAGGGATTCATCTATGTGGTTGATCGTAAGAAGGACATGATTATCAGCGGAGGAGAAAATATTTACCCTGCTGAAATTGAACAAGTATTGATGAAGCATTCTGCCATACAAGAATGTGCCGTCATCGGGATTCCAGATCATAAATGGGGAGAAAGCGTAAAAGCTGTGATTGTAAAGAAATCAGGAGCTGAACTCTCAGAAGGGGAGGTCGTCCACTTCTGCCAAAATCATTTAGCCTCCTATAAGAAGCCAAAAGTAGTTGAATTCATAGATGCCTTACCTAGGAATGCAGCTGGGAAAATACTGAAGAAAGCCTTGAGGCAGGCGGATGAAACCATGAAATCATGA
- a CDS encoding Rrf2 family transcriptional regulator has protein sequence MAKLMEQDLVIGYGGRYGGYKLNADSSETTIYDVYLALTKNSFFNDEAMTLNKTDQLMTKILTVAEGEFGKILENYTIADIQDTFQSKKKAHLTIQVRC, from the coding sequence TTGGCAAAATTAATGGAGCAAGATTTAGTAATAGGATATGGAGGACGTTATGGAGGTTATAAACTCAATGCTGACTCATCTGAAACAACCATATACGATGTCTATCTAGCTTTAACAAAAAACAGCTTCTTTAATGACGAAGCAATGACATTGAATAAGACCGATCAATTGATGACCAAAATATTAACAGTAGCAGAAGGAGAGTTTGGCAAGATATTAGAAAACTATACAATTGCGGATATTCAGGATACATTTCAATCAAAAAAAAAAGCTCACCTGACGATTCAGGTGAGATGTTGA
- a CDS encoding metallophosphoesterase family protein codes for MKHRIALLADVHGNASALKAVAEDAIKEGVTDSWFLGDLIMPGPGANELFETLKSMNVSVYVKGNWEDCFLDVLNKEIDLDNPTDIYISRLVQYQCEHLDTKNIDRIKNLPLQITKNINDVSISLTHHLQEKNYGADLRPTNNQEAFDQLFDQDYDISIYGHTHQQLYRYSSAGQLIINPGSVGQPHYKWEKLRTDIRAQYAILEIDEAGIGDVRFRKIPYDIDNEFKNAQHFHLPYSELYQAMYETGIAYTHNHEFLQEINDRFSYKEEMMNYFGKHFWK; via the coding sequence ATGAAACATAGAATTGCCTTATTAGCAGATGTTCATGGAAATGCAAGTGCCTTAAAGGCAGTAGCTGAAGATGCCATCAAAGAGGGTGTTACGGATAGCTGGTTTTTAGGAGATTTAATTATGCCGGGTCCTGGAGCAAATGAACTATTTGAAACATTAAAATCTATGAATGTTTCTGTTTATGTAAAGGGAAATTGGGAAGATTGCTTCCTTGATGTATTAAATAAAGAGATTGATTTGGATAACCCGACGGATATTTATATTTCTAGGTTAGTGCAATATCAGTGTGAACATTTAGATACGAAGAATATAGATCGTATCAAAAATCTGCCATTACAAATAACAAAGAATATCAATGATGTATCGATTAGTCTTACTCACCATCTTCAAGAGAAAAATTATGGAGCGGATTTGCGTCCGACAAATAATCAGGAAGCCTTCGATCAGTTATTTGATCAAGATTACGATATTTCGATATATGGTCATACCCACCAACAATTGTATCGGTATAGCAGCGCGGGACAGCTGATTATTAATCCAGGGTCGGTTGGACAACCGCATTACAAATGGGAAAAGTTGAGGACGGATATTCGTGCACAATACGCTATTCTTGAAATTGATGAAGCTGGAATTGGGGATGTGAGATTCAGGAAAATTCCATATGATATCGATAATGAATTTAAGAATGCCCAGCACTTTCATCTTCCCTATAGTGAATTATACCAAGCAATGTACGAAACTGGTATAGCTTACACCCATAATCATGAGTTTCTACAAGAGATCAATGATAGATTTTCGTATAAAGAAGAAATGATGAATTATTTTGGAAAACACTTTTGGAAATAA
- a CDS encoding MerR family transcriptional regulator yields MKTYSIGEVAKELNLTVYTLRYYDKEGLMPSVKRSENGTRLFKSSDIEALRIIECLKNTVMPIKEIRTFIEWCSEGDTTLQQRYEMFIERKAAVEAQMLELQKTMEVIEHKCFYYKTALKAGTEDIHKKEKITIPTIN; encoded by the coding sequence GTGAAAACATATTCTATTGGTGAAGTCGCAAAAGAATTAAATCTGACCGTCTATACATTGCGCTATTACGATAAAGAAGGTCTCATGCCTTCTGTGAAGCGCTCTGAGAATGGTACACGTCTGTTTAAATCATCAGATATCGAAGCACTAAGAATCATCGAATGTCTGAAGAATACCGTGATGCCCATTAAGGAAATCAGAACTTTCATAGAGTGGTGTTCGGAAGGGGATACGACGCTGCAGCAAAGGTATGAGATGTTTATAGAACGGAAGGCAGCCGTTGAAGCACAGATGTTAGAACTTCAAAAGACAATGGAAGTCATTGAACACAAATGCTTTTATTATAAGACGGCTTTAAAAGCAGGTACGGAAGACATCCACAAAAAAGAGAAAATCACTATTCCGACGATCAATTAA
- a CDS encoding TetR/AcrR family transcriptional regulator: protein MDNHYMYQEIETQSAKEKLITGFRDLVLKKNFEKLTVAEICEQANVSRKTFYTYFKDKNDIMEQIIWHSLSQPFAELRKLYSLHDLAPTVIMEWLYQRIYEDREFYTKISRFSGQNSFEEFLLKHTTSMLGNALRDVDLEEVDKEYTVYFYAASHTTLLIKWIRDGMVVSPEKMASFYEKWTIPTWREICKHTLR from the coding sequence ATGGATAACCACTATATGTATCAAGAAATAGAAACCCAATCTGCAAAGGAAAAACTCATCACCGGATTCCGTGATTTGGTGCTGAAGAAGAATTTTGAGAAGCTGACAGTGGCAGAAATATGTGAACAGGCGAATGTATCTCGCAAAACCTTTTATACCTATTTTAAGGATAAGAATGACATCATGGAGCAAATTATTTGGCATAGTTTATCGCAGCCATTTGCTGAATTAAGAAAACTATACTCGCTTCATGATTTGGCTCCGACAGTGATCATGGAATGGCTTTATCAACGAATTTACGAGGATCGAGAATTTTACACGAAAATAAGCCGGTTTTCCGGCCAGAATTCATTTGAGGAATTTTTGTTGAAGCATACAACAAGCATGCTGGGAAATGCATTGCGGGATGTCGATTTGGAAGAGGTGGACAAAGAATATACCGTCTATTTTTATGCGGCATCTCATACAACTTTACTGATTAAGTGGATTCGTGACGGAATGGTTGTCTCACCTGAGAAGATGGCATCATTTTATGAAAAATGGACCATCCCGACCTGGCGTGAGATTTGTAAACATACATTAAGGTAA